The window GTTAAAGATGGATTCTATCGTACAACACAACTAGAATTAAGTTTGAGAGATCAACTTTTacgattaaaatttgaaagtataattGTAACATTTGTCTTTATATTCTTGAAAATGAaccatttcaatttctttattaaaagattaaaatagatacttaaaattttaatggcAATATATTTACACACAAATTGGAGTTAGGTCAATGCTAATTGACGTGATCTTCCATATGTTTTTAGAGGTGCGTCATTGGATCTTTTAGTTAATGATATGTCCATTTGCTAATGTATGTTTGCGGcattatccttttctttttcctcttcttctccatgTTGCacgtttttatttctttgtgaAACTAAGAGTAAGAATAGTGAAGAGAGTGGGAGAGCGAGATTGTGAAACTAAGAGCAAGAATAGTGCTTTTTGagtgagaaaaagaagagagcaAGAAGTGAGAGTTAACAGAGTTTTGTGAGCGAAAAAAAGGAGAGCAAGATGAGCTAGAACGAGTCAAGTGGAAGCGAAACCGTGATTCTTTCTTGTGtgcatgtatatattttgttaatttcacCCAAATTGCAAAGGGTCGTTGGCATTTTTTTCCAGAGAttttttttgacatattttgtCCAATTATGGAGTCTCATCAGACATGgtttaataacatttaagGGACATTtcgaataaaaattaagttaatataatttatgtttgaaatatagattattttaatttgtagatATTTCGAGTAAAAAGTGagattataatttatgtttagaacatagattattttagtttgtggtgtgaattattttagttggagaagaataaaaatgatagCATAAATACTAACTAAAATAGTTGATATGGTAGccaaattagaaatttagaaatgttaaaatagtttttattagCTTATTATAGTTTTGGACTAAAAGTTCATTGCACATTCTAAGCATTGCATCAGGAACTCTGGCGACTGTCAGGTAAAAGCTCGAACGGCCATTACACATTCTAAGCATTGCATCAGGAACTCGGGAGCAAACAATGGCGTCCACCGGGAAAAGGGTTTTGGCATTGGCCAGAAATGTTTCCCTCAGTGTTCCACTTCAGTCACAGCAACCTCATTATCCACTTATTTTCCGGGGATTCTTCTCCACTGATCCTTCAATTTCCATTACGAATCCTCTGCTTCTCAAATTGCTTCAGGAGCCAACTTCGTCTGTCAAATCCGTGCTCGATTCCCAGGAAAATGGTTTTCTCTGTAGCTCCCGTCTTTCATTGAATGCCCTCGTTACGTCTCTTATATCTTCTTCAATGCTCAAGAAGGCTCAGCTGGTAACTCTCcctattctctcttttttctccattGTTGTCTGTTTTGTTGATTGTTGAATGAATTTAGGGTAAGAAAAGCTATGGATTCTGTGTGTTAGTTGGTGGTATCTAAATTGGAGGGAttatgtaacttttttttccttcaaaaaaattcatcatcaATGTGAAGGGACTTATACAAACTCTGGAATGGAATTGGAATCAGTAAATGAAagcaataaataaagaataaagataaaaagcATTTCGTCTAAGACGTTAAACTTGTGAAGAGAATTAAATCAATGACTTAGAAGGAGAACACCCTAGCGGAAGCAAAGCTATTGGAGCTTGATATGAAAGAtcctttgatttcttttacaCTATCACTCAGAGTGAAATGCTTTAACGAGAATAGAGAAAGATCATTAAAGATGGATTTTGGAGCCAAAGATGGAATGATAAGCAATTAAAAGCACATAAATATTGGATAGAGAACTCCTAGAAGAAAGCCTTCAGACTTGCAGATTCAAAGAGCTCAAGGTAAGGAAAAGATTTGAAGAGATTATGTAACTTGAACTTGCATAATTTCTTAATGATTCTTTAACCATTTAAGAATCACTATCAGTGAGGATTGATAGTGATTctaaaatggttaaaagtactttcttcatcttctaaATCATTCCTAAGACAGTgtaaaatcaaacattaaattgaatttaaatgactGAAGGCATGTGTTTGAGTGATTTTGAACATATAACAATGTTAGACAGACTGATTTTGCTTCCAAACATACCCTTGCTATCAACTGAATAATGTTCTGTAGGAACTGGTTTCATGTTTTCAACTgtctttttcttccaatggcTTCAGTGATTGGCAAGTTTATCTTTGAGCTATCATGGTATCTCGTGATTAACCTTTTTCTGGGGCTTTATCAGGTTTTGGAATGGAAATTGGAGAATATGAgcaaaaaaaatgagagagatcTTGATTTCTACATCAACCTGATATGTCTATGCGGAAAGCTTAGAAATTCCTCTCTTGCAATGCGTGTCTTCAATGTTATGGAATTTCAAGGAGTTAAACCCACGGTGACTGCTTTCAATTCACTTATAGAGGCTTGTATATCTTCCAATAATATGATAACTGCCTTTAGCATATTTGAAGTAATGAAAAActccaaaaattttaaacccaACACTGACACTttctattatttcatttctgcATTCGCCAAATTGCACGATGTCAACTCTATGCAAGCATGGTATTCAGCCAAAAAAGCATTTGAATTCTCTCCCGACCTTCGAACCTACGAAGCTCTTATACATGGTAGTGTGAAATCGAACTGCTTTGATTTTGGTGTCAAATGTTTTGAGGAAATGATCTTATCTGACATTGTACCCAACACAATCATATTGGAGAATATGCTTGAGGGGCTctgtaaaaggaaaaattttgaTGAAGTGAAGAAGTTCCTAAATGTTGTGCTTGACAATGGATGGGAGATCGATTGGAATGTGGTTGAGAAATTCATTCCAGTATGGTTTGAATCTGGGGAGTTGGAAGGGATGAAGGAGATCCTTACTAAGCTAAATAAGTGGAATTAGGCTTTCGATGACAATGTATAGTCAGTCATAAGTAGAATGATAACAATGTATATCCCATGTCCAATACAATATTCTGCTTTGTCTTAGGGAGTTGGAAACCCTGGATTGCTTGTTTTTGCATTATGAGTTTGCTTTTCTAAAGGGTAGTGTATTCATTTTAGTACTTTTGAGGTGGCTACCCtctataagaaaatttatgaatggtGATAAACGGTCTTGACGGTCGAAGTTCATGTGAAAGAGGCAAAATCCTTTGGAGATGTGCGACTCATGCGCTTTTGTGGtcattttttggaaaatagaGGAATACCAAGACCTTGGAAGATAAATTTGCTTTGTTGATCCTTTTGGGCTTTTGTTCACCATATAACTTCTCGATGGTGTACAAATTACATTTATGTTGTTTGAAAGTTAGTCGACGTagttgtaattaaattttattgatagatCAATCATTATAGACTATAATCGCAAATGTAATTTAATGAAGTTTGATTCCGATTactaaaaattatgaattttatcaaatttactattaatGTTATGGTTTGAGTTAATCCAAATTGCAACGCTAACAAtgtcaaaatgattttttctctctaaaagtGTAACTAcaactcaaattcaaattcaaacacaaatgaaaatgataatgataagATGTAATTTTCGgacataattaaattgatcaCTCTCTGCTCGTCAATTGGATTGCAGCTTTTGTTTGTAGATTTTGACGTGAGTCTTATAGGTCAAtacatattaatttaaatttctatttaacaaaatttataatttcaaactcAATATGGCATTGGGCATTGGGAACCATGTAATCAACCTAAAGTCTTGTTTCTATTccttttttcatcttcaaaaaatttgaatttcttaatattaggctataaatattCTAGTTTGTTTAAATCTATTGTTGGGTTTTCATTTTATGagtatcaaaattaattttagtcgAGGTGGGGAGGTTTGATTGCTCGTCCTTACtgttgttttaaaaagattaaataaaaatataatttctctttttagtaTGAAAATTGTGCAAGTGTTGTTTAAATACTGTTTTTTGTATCTTGACATTGATTGataatctttttgtttttgaaaataaggtttgtaaatatcatttttacccataagtttttttgtcttttgttaTTCACATTTTACTAATGGTTCATATAAAAGATACAAGAAGTAAATGAACAAATATCATTCTATACCTTTAGAATGAtacctttaaattttgaagatggTATCCATTCATACAATTAACTTGCATACTCGCATCAATTtacattcttttcaaatttcatttgacTGATATCATGTGAAACTTATGGTTAAGTCAATCA of the Cucumis sativus cultivar 9930 chromosome 3, Cucumber_9930_V3, whole genome shotgun sequence genome contains:
- the LOC101208133 gene encoding pentatricopeptide repeat-containing protein At1g12775, mitochondrial, with translation MASTGKRVLALARNVSLSVPLQSQQPHYPLIFRGFFSTDPSISITNPLLLKLLQEPTSSVKSVLDSQENGFLCSSRLSLNALVTSLISSSMLKKAQLVLEWKLENMSKKNERDLDFYINLICLCGKLRNSSLAMRVFNVMEFQGVKPTVTAFNSLIEACISSNNMITAFSIFEVMKNSKNFKPNTDTFYYFISAFAKLHDVNSMQAWYSAKKAFEFSPDLRTYEALIHGSVKSNCFDFGVKCFEEMILSDIVPNTIILENMLEGLCKRKNFDEVKKFLNVVLDNGWEIDWNVVEKFIPVWFESGELEGMKEILTKLNKWN